GCACACAAGCGACGCTGGTCTTTTATAACATCATCACAACTTTGTAAGACATGTAGAAACTTGATCCTACTAGCTTCTTCCTTACACAAGTGCTGCCAGCAAGAATGCACACGATACTTTCTCAATACAAACAAAGAATCTGTTGTGTTGAGAACTAGATGATACCGCCAACAAAGCTTTCCCATGCATATattgaaaaaatcttgaaaacTTTCTTCTCCAATCGGTTCAAAAAATCCCTCAGCACTCAACAAATTGTTGAGCATGGCTGGACCGATCATATCAATATATGGAGGGAATGCCCCCATATAGAGAAAAAACATTTTTAAATGTTGGGGTAAGTATTCATAACTTGGAAAAAGTACCtctgatatttgattatatgcatCCTCGAAAAGTGAGTTGTGTTGCTTGTAGGCTACCTCAGTCCAGTATTCTCGTGTCTTGTCGGCTTTTGATAAGAGCTTTGCTACCGTGACTATCATGAGAGGAAGACCTTCACATTTCTCGGCAATCTCCTCTCCCAATTCCTTAAGTTGAGGAGGGAAACCCTCTTCACCAAACAACTTCTCACCAAGTAATTCCTTACTTTCTTCTTCATTCAACAAGCCCACTCTTTGGAACCCATCCTCCTTGAATACAATTCCTTGTCTACTTGTAAGTAAGACTCGAATGCTTCCAATAATATCATTTCCTTGCAAGCAATTTGTTGCTTTCATctcccaaacatcatccaacacGATGAGACATTTCTTGTCCTTCAACCTTACTTTCAATATTCCAACTAATTCCTCATCATCATCTCCTTGAGTAAGCATTTGGTAAGCGTGGGGATCCACTTGAGCTAGAATGCATCGTAATATTTCATTGGATTCACACTTTCTGCCCATTCTAACCCATGCTCGAAACTCGAAATGTCTTTGAATTGATGGATCTTCAAAAATATGCTTAGCAAGAGTTGACTTTCCAACGCCAGCCATCCCAACAATCGAATAGGGTAGATTGTTATTTTCTTGAAGAAGATAATCTCTGGCTTTTTCAAATTCATGAGATAATCCAACCATCTTTGACTTGATCATTCCACCAAAATCAATTCTTGAGGAAATAGgctcgccttcttcttcagccatATTCTCCATTTCAATGATGTACTCCTCCTCCATCATCTTCAGCATCTCGACGAAGAAATCAAGACGGTGTTGCAGACTCTGCAGATCTACAGAGAATGACAAGTTGTCTCTCTCGCTTTCGAGTTGAGGAAGAATCTGAGGCAAGATATGGGATTCGAGTAAATCTTCGAATTCCCAAACTACCTCTTTGATTCGTTCATCCACAGCATTCACCTTCGTCCTGATCTTGCTGCAGCTGGTCTCCTCCAATCCTAGCAGAACTTCCTGCAAGCGATCCATCTCGTTGAGGACTGGCTGTAAGATTTGTGGAGAGTGGGAAACGAGAGAAATACGAGACGATTGTAGAATACGTTGAATCGTATTCTTGAGAGAAGTGGCTGCACCATAAGCC
The genomic region above belongs to Salvia miltiorrhiza cultivar Shanhuang (shh) chromosome 5, IMPLAD_Smil_shh, whole genome shotgun sequence and contains:
- the LOC131024741 gene encoding putative late blight resistance protein homolog R1A-10; this encodes MAAYGAATSLKNTIQRILQSSRISLVSHSPQILQPVLNEMDRLQEVLLGLEETSCSKIRTKVNAVDERIKEVVWEFEDLLESHILPQILPQLESERDNLSFSVDLQSLQHRLDFFVEMLKMMEEEYIIEMENMAEEEGEPISSRIDFGGMIKSKMVGLSHEFEKARDYLLQENNNLPYSIVGMAGVGKSTLAKHIFEDPSIQRHFEFRAWVRMGRKCESNEILRCILAQVDPHAYQMLTQGDDDEELVGILKVRLKDKKCLIVLDDVWEMKATNCLQGNDIIGSIRVLLTSRQGIVFKEDGFQRVGLLNEEESKELLGEKLFGEEGFPPQLKELGEEIAEKCEGLPLMIVTVAKLLSKADKTREYWTEVAYKQHNSLFEDAYNQISEVLFPSYEYLPQHLKMFFLYMGAFPPYIDMIGPAMLNNLLSAEGFFEPIGEESFQDFFNICMGKLCWRYHLVLNTTDSLFVLRKYRVHSCWQHLCKEEASRIKFLHVLQSCDDVIKDQRRLCAHWNNLFCFKEVYDCASTARSLLCYGPLHPYPIPIHAMSFKLLRVLYAGYVRFYHIPIEIFKLVCLRYLALTCNGDLPPSISNLFFLQELIIGRHMNIKKRGVQSYMPLQIWDMQELRHIQVMGKDLPTPNTDDATLNKLITLLGVSPNSCTREVLKRIPNLKELGIDAELKPYDDDESNPLSCLSYISQLQNLVTLGYLIKNPEIKYELSSIPLSMFPSSLTLLQLRGLGYPWKYMNDIGSLLPNLGMLVLECYAFRGREWEIESGSFLKLTRLVIEDTDLVQWRPQRGSFPVLRNLIMKHCYKLQQLDWPYDHSWITRIGLVDCNPLVVACANQLKDKFSFELIVESSF